One Aegilops tauschii subsp. strangulata cultivar AL8/78 chromosome 7, Aet v6.0, whole genome shotgun sequence genomic window carries:
- the LOC109737846 gene encoding protein STRUBBELIG-RECEPTOR FAMILY 8: protein MGERDQSLPTPHCIPSRAHCLEQAWHRALPSILTSPGWIDKSEAWAVGNGDHRGQVVSAEKIAATRVLLAERGPGMAALAAAAAFAGLLLALVPVVGADTDAAGAAALGNLYTSWNSPAQLVGWSAAGGGDPCGAAWMGVSCSGSAITSINLSGMGLNGTLGYLLSSLVALTTMDLSNNSLHDVIPYQLPPNLIHLNLARNNFSGNIPYSISNILSLGYLNVSHNSLFQEIGELFGGLNSLSVLDLSFNNLSGNLPVSFVSLSNLSRLYMQNNQLSGTVNVLSNLSLTTLNIANNNFSGLIPEELSSIPDLSAGGNSFINMPASPPRIIMPPSQSPVAQPDRPQVPTTFPNGPEDEMPIDEGDKKQGRQTGLLVGLAVGSVAAASCILFALVFCLHSVHKRKDGDTGEPKDFVGALAVNIDRDSNNNIHQDSPVAASVLPRPIGTPERAYGVNSSPAKKIKVPGAATSYTVASLQVATNSFCQDTLLGEGSLGRVYRADFPNGKVLAVKKIDSASLSLYEEDHFLEVVSNISRLRHPNIVSLTGYCADHGQRLLVYEHIGNGTLHDMLHYSDEASKNLTWNARVRIALGTARALEYLHEVCLPSVVHRNLKSSNILLDEECSPHLSDAGLAAFSPNPEREVSTEVLGSLGYSAPEFAMSGTYTVKSDVYSFGVVMLELLTGRKPLDRSRERSEQSLVGWATPQLHDIDALAKMVDPAMDGMYPAKSLSRFADIIALSVQPEPEFRPPISEVVQQLVRLMQRASMLRRQSGDDLGSSYRAPEREGGAWDAV from the exons ATGGGGGAGAGGGACCAATCCTTGCCGACGCCACACTGCATCCCCTCCCGCGCCCACTGCCTCGAGCAAGCATGGCATCGAGCACTCCCTTCTATATTAACTAGCCCCGGATGGATAGATAAGAGCGAGGCATGGGCCGTCGGGAATGGTGATCACCGCGGCCAGGTCGTGTCAGCCGAGAAGATAGCCGCGACGAGGGTTCTCCTAGCGGAGAGAGGGCCAGGAATGGCGGcgctggccgccgccgccgcttttgccggcctcctcctcgccctTGTTCCCGTGGTCGGGGCCGATACCGACGCCGCCGGCG CTGCGGCTCTGGGGAACCTCTACACCTCCTGGAACAGCCCGGCTCAGCTCGTCGGCTGgtcggcggccggcggcggcgacccCTGCGGCGCCGCCTGGATGGGCGTCTCCTGCTCTGGCTCCGCCATCACCTCAAT CAACCTTTCTGGTATGGGATTGAATGGCACTCTTGGCTACCTACTGTCCAGTCTAGTGGCACTGACAACGAT GGACTTGAGTAACAACAGCTTGCATGATGTAATTCCGTATCAGCTGCCACCAAATCTTATCCATCT GAATTTGGCGAGAAATAATTTTTCCGGCAACATCCCATACTCTATATCCAACATCTTATCACTTGGCTACCT CAATGTCAGTCACAACTCTCTGTTCCAGGAAATCGGCGAACTATTTGGGGGCCTCAATTCGCTTTCTGTATT GGATTTATCTTTCAACAACTTGTCAGGAAATCTTCCAGTTTCTTTTGTCTCTTTGTCAAATCTTTCTAGACT CTATATGCAAAACAATCAATTATCAGGCACAGTCAATGTCCTCAGCAACCTAAGCCTTACTACACT AAATATAGCAAACAACAACTTCAGCGGCTTGATACCCGAGGAACTCAGCTCGATTCCAGACTTGAG CGCTGGAGGGAACTCATTTATCAATATGCCTGCATCTCCACCACGGATTATCATGCCACCATCTCAGAGTCCGGTTGCTCAGCCCGACCGTCCTCAAGTACCGACAACTTTTCCAAATGGCCCTGAGGATGAGATGCCTATCGACGAAGGTGACAAGAAGCAAGGCCGGCAAACAGGTCTTCTTGTAGGGTTGGCTGTTGGATCAGTGGCTGCTGCTTCATGCATACTTTTCGCGCTGGTGTTCTGCCTTCACAGTGTCcataaaagaaaggatggtgataCCGGTGAACCGAAAGACTTCGTAGGTGCTCTTGCAGTAAACATAGACAGAG ATTCTAACAACAACATCCATCAAGACTCTCCTGTCGCAGCTTCAGTGCTCCCGCGGCCTATTGGCACTCCTGAGAGGGCGTATGGTGTAAATAGTTCTCCAGCAAAGAAGATAAAGGTTCCTGGTGCGGCGACTTCTTATACTGTTGCTTCGCTCCAAGTTGCTACAAACAGCTTCTGTCAAGATACCCTACTAGGTGAGGGTTCACTTGGTCGTGTTTACAGAGCTGATTTCCCCAATGGAAAG GTGCTTGCGGTGAAGAAGATAGACAGTGCTTCCCTTTCTTTGTATGAAGAGGATCATTTTCTTGAGGTTGTATCGAACATTTCTCGGCTTAGGCACCCGAACATCGTGTCGCTTACGGGCTACTGCGCTGATCATGGCCAAAGGCTTCTTGTATATGAGCATATCGGAAATGGAACACTGCATGATATGTTGCACTATTCCGATGAAGCGAGCAAGAACCTTACATGGAACGCCCGCGTGAGGATAGCGCTAGGCACCGCTCGAGCTTTGGA GTACCTGCATGAGGTGTGCTTGCCCTCTGTTGTACATAGAAACCTCAAGTCATCAAATATCCTGCTTGATGAAGAGTGCAGCCCACATCTGTCTGACGCCGGGCTTGCTGCCTTCTCACCAAATCCTGAGAGAGAG GTTTCAACTGAGGTGCTTGGCTCACTTGGATACAGTGCCCCAGAATTTGCCATGTCAGGAACATATACTGTAAAGAGTGACGTGTACAGTTTTGGAGTAGTGATGTTAGAGCTACTTACGGGCCGTAAGCCGCTAGACAG ATCCAGGGAGAGGTCAGAGCAGTCCCTTGTCGGGTGGGCAACCCCGCAGCTTCACGACATCGATGCGCTTGCCAAGATGGTTGACCCAGCAATGGATGGGATGtaccctgcaaaatctctctccCGTTTCGCCGACATAATCGCGTTGTCTGTCCAG CCGGAACCGGAGTTCCGTCCACCGATCTCCGAGGTCGTCCAGCAACTTGTGCGTCTGATGCAGAGGGCTAGCATGTTAAGACGGCAATCGGGAGACGACCTAGGGTCTTCGTACCGTGCCCCGGAGCGCGAAGGAGGCGCGTGGGACGCCGTCTGA